A region of the Microbacterium sp. YJN-G genome:
ACGTCGAGACCCGCCTTGTCGGCGATGTAGATCGCAGCGCGTTCCGCCTTAATGAGCGGGCTCACCCGGTCGTAGTTTGTCGTGAACTTCGCGAGCCACGACCGACCGTCCAACCGAACGAACGCCTTCGGCTGGGACCCTCCCGCCGCGGTGAGCGTGTTCCGGACTGCGGCGTCCAGATCCGGCCCGGCGGGGGCGTCGTCATCGATGGCTACGGCGGTCTCGGCGACGGTCTTGAGCCTGCCGCCGCCGAGTCGTGGGACGTAGTCTGTGGCGCTTGCCTGAAAGTCAAGTGCACCGACGCGGTCGGAGCCGGACTCGAGCATGTATCTCAGGTCGGGAAGAACGTGTTCGAGGTCGACCCCGAGCTGCCGATTGATGACTTGACGCCCCCAGTTGTCGGGCATGGCGTCACGAATGGTGAACGGCATATCGAGGATTGGCACCGGCGGGTAAGCGACGCCCCGCTCGACGGGAAGGTCGGGTCCGAGGTCTACTCCTCCGCGTTCGACGTACGACCGGGCGTACTGAAACGACATGCCTTTCGTAGTGGTGGATGGGAACACTACCCCCGCGACGACGGGTTCGGCGCTCCCCTGGGGGAACATCCAGACGTAGGCCCGACCATCAGAAGTCATCGTCGATTGCCTGTTCTCGTCGGTTTCGGACGTTGGAAGGAATGAGCGTAAGGGCCTGCTCGCCCTGTTGGCGGGTGCGAGCAAGGGTCCTCGGGTCCGTGATGTCGAAGAGTGGCACCCCGGCCGCCACGGCGGCATTGAGGACATGTCCGAGCGAGACGGCAGCGTCGCCACGCTCGATAAGCGTCATTGTCCGCGGGGACACATCGATGAGCTCCGCAAGCTGAGCCGCTGTCATGCGGCGAGCATGCCGACCGAGTCGGATCTGTTGCCCGAGGATACGAGCAGCGTCAGCGGCCTGCACCGTCATCACAATCTTCTTCCTACTCATACTCATTACTTTCGCATTGAACCCACTTCAAAGTCAAAGTAAAGACATCCGCAAGTTCTAAAAGTCTGCTTGGGTCGTTCACTAAACCCGCGATTCCAGTCGGGAGTAGGGCTCGTGAAACAGGATTGCTGGCGATTCCACGCTAAGCTCCCCGACTTTCCACGACACCCCGGAAACCCTTGATTTTCCGCGGATCTGAACTTGCCTGCACGCGCCGGCCAGCGGCACGTTTCCGCCTGCGAGATACGCCCGTGGACGCCTCGGATCGGTGGCTTCCTGCTTCATCCGGGACTGCTTCAGCGAGCTGAAGTCTGACGTCTCGTCCACAGGCGTAGACCGCGGGCCCCGCGGCAAGGATGTTGGTCGCGGCGTTGTAGTCGCGGTCCAGGCTGACCCCACAGGAGTCGCACTGCCAGGTGCGGATGTTGAGCGGTTTCTTACCGCCGCTCTCACAGCAGACCGAGCAGATCTGTGTCGAGGCATAGAACCTTGGAGCCTTGATGAGGTCGACCCCCTTGCGGGTGCACGCCTCTTCGAGGAACCGGAGGAACTGTCCCCAGCCGGCATCGTTGATGCTCTTGGCCATGTTCGTGTTCGCCATGCCTGCGATGTTCAGTGTCTCGATGACGACCGTTTGGTTCTCACGGCTGAGCTTCGAGGCGAGCTGACGGGCATGGTCCTCACGGAGGTTTGCCACGCGACGATGTGCACGAGCTCGCGCTCGCTTCGCCTTCGCGTAGTTGTGGCTCCCGGGAGTCTTCCGGGAGAGGTACTTGTCGGCGCGACGCAGTGTCGCTTCCGCGGCACGGTAATGACGGGGGTTCGCGATCTTCTCGCGGGTGCCGTCGGAGTAGGAGATCGCGGCGTAGTCGTTCAGGCCGACGTCAATGCCGGCCGCCCGAGGACGACGGGTCGGCTGCTTCGAGGCTTCGACCGGAACGCGGACGATGAACGACACCCAGAACTCCCCGTCGGGATCCTCGCGCACGGTCACGGCGCTCGGGTACCCGGGAAGCGGGCGATGCCAGTTGACAGGGATGTCCTGGTCGATGTTCGCGAGGTGAAGCGCGCCTCCTCCGCGACGGGTGTTCTGCCATCCGCCTCGGATCGTGAACGAATCCTCGGCAAAGCGAGCAGACTTGCGCGAGGTGCGCCGCGACTTGAACCGCAGGCGTCCGACGCGTCGGCCCTGGATCTTGCCGGCTGCCGAATCGAAGAAGCGCCGGTACGCATCGGCGGCGTCATGCACGGCTGCCGACAGGGCTGTGTGGGACACCTCGGCAAGCCAGGCAGTGTTCGGGCTCTTCCGTGCCTCGGTGACGAGGGTCTTCGCCGCGTCGTAGCCGCTCGGGTGCTTTCCGCCTGCGGCGTACCGCTCTCGGGCGAGCGCGATGTACGAGTTGTAGACGAAGCGGCACGATCCGAACACACGTCGAAGGTTCTCGGCCGCCTCGAGCTCTGGGTAGATCCGATAGCTGTATCGGCGGACAGCGACGGGGCCGTCGTGTTTGCCGCGCTTCCGGGCACGCGCGTCAGCGCGCATCTCGGTTCCGGCAGCGCGGCAGGGAGCGCACGGACAGTTCCAGCGATTGTAGCCGCGGCGTGCCGTGAACTTCGTCGGGCATGACCCCGAGATCGGGCTTCACCCGCGCGGCGCGAGTGCGGGCCTTCGACCGTGCTCGGGCGACCTTGTTGCAGCGCCTGCAGCGACAACTCCAGAACGTGTACCCGCTCGGCGTTCCGGGCGCCTTCTCCGGCATGCCCTCGGCCAACCGAGCCGCACGACGCGCGGCGGCCGCGGCACTGTTCGCGGCACGGCACGCATCGCACGTAGGACGGCAATGAGAGTAGGCACGGGTGGTGCCATGCTCATAGCCATCGGGCAGGTCCGGGTAGGTCACCCCTCCTCTATGCGCGGTCTCGACGGCCATGATGGCCATGTACGCGGCGCAAGGCGCTTCTCGGGAATCCTGCGGCGACAACGTCGGCGAGCCGATCCTTGGACGGCGTCCTGAGTGGCTACGGGCGAACTGGGCTTACTTTCACCTTTGATACGGGCCTGAACATCGGCGTCAGTGAGGTCACGGGTGACGGTGGCCTTGACGTCACCGGACGTCACGCCCCTCCTTTCGTGCTCCCTGCGAGCGGAGCGTTCTTCGTCAACCTCCACCGAGTCATGGAGAATACTGAGGCCCGATGGCCGTCGTCTCTTCGACTGACGGCCACGGCGACCGGCACGTACAGCGCATCGGAGTCTGACACCGCACAGGAGGTGAGGTCGGGTGCTACTAGTGCTCCGGCCAGTAGTCGTACACATCGCTCGTGCCGCGCATGAACTCGATGAACACGCAGTCCTCGTCACCGATTGTCCATGCCTCATGATTCGGAGGGAGCATCATGACGTCGCCGACAGTGAACGTCTGCTCGGCGCCGTCTCGCTGGCGTACTCCGAGCGTGCCGCTGAGGATGTAGGCGACGTGGGGCTGAGGACACATGTCGGTGTCGAGGAATCCCGTCTTTACCGCGTCTTCGGTTACCGATGATCCGACGGGGAACCTGATGAGCAGCGCGCTCGCCCCATCGAGCGTCACTAGGCGCTTGGTGATTCGCCCGATGGTGATCAGTTCGTATCCGGAGGGGTCGGAGAAGTTCCCCTTCTGCATGTCCGTCATTGGGGCTTCCTCGATGTTGTCGTTCGAGTGAGCGTTCATGGCATTCCTTTCAATCGTTTCCCTATGGGCGTCAATCGAGGCTGACGGTATCGCCGGGGTGGAGAGCGACGATGGCATCGCCTAGGCCGGCGGCCGCGAAAACCTCACGGATCTGCTCGGCGTTCTGGCTGAAGTGAGCCCAGGAGTCCTCGTGGATGGCCACTACCTTCTTCGCCTGAAGCCGCTGAGCTGCCTCCAACGCCAGCTCGTTACTGAGTGTGATGTAGCTCCCGTCGGCGATGACGTCGAACTTTGCCCCGCCGACGAACAGCACAGCGATGTCCACAGGCCCGTACCGGTCGACGATGTCGTCCACGACATCCATCTGCGAGTTGTCACCGCTGACGTACACGGACGGAAGCCCAGGGCCGGCCAGATGAAAACCGATGACCGGGCCGAGCGCCTCCCACACCCCCTCCGGGCCGTGCTTGGCCGGCAGGGCAGTAATGGTCAATTCCCCGCCGTCCGGGAGTGGCACGGTGCGCGCCTCATGCTCCGCCAAGCCGACAACGTTCGGCCCGAAGTTCGACGCAACCTCCTCCGTCGTATACGCGAGCGGCACCATCGTGAGGAATCCGCGGCCGCTGACATCGAGGTTATCGATGTGCTCGTGAGATGCCAGTGCGATGTCGATCTGCCCGAGCTCCTCTGGCGTGAAGGCGGGAGCGGCGTTCTTCACAACCGGCCCGGCGATGGGGTGATGATAGGTCTGAGGCGCATCGAACGTCGGGTCGGTGATGATTCGAACTCCACCGATGTTGAGAACGGCGGTAGGCCCGCCAACAAGAGTGACTGAAGTGGACATGTGATGCTCCTCGGGGGTCAGCTGTTGCGTGCGGACAGGGTCTGGGCGGTGACATCCTCCGCACCGTGGAGGACGTAGATGACGTTTCCTTCGTCATCGAGTACCGGCTCGTTGTGGGGCTGCCAATAGCGCTCCTCATACGAGCCGTCCGAGCGCTTCATGTCATACCTCTGCGGTTGGAGCACCAGCGACTGACCGGTGTGCAGAACCTCCTCGAGGGAGCGACGGAGCACCTCCGTGCCGTTCGCGGTGGGGTCGTCCGGGTTGTCGGGGAAGACATCGAGAATGTGCTTCCCGATGGAACTCGCGCGCTCCTTCAACGTTGCGGCGAGGAATGAGTCGGTCGCCGCGACCACCCGCAAGTCCGGGTCGACGGCGATGTACTGCGCGTTGATGGCGTTGAACAGACGCTCGAAGTCAGGCGGCTGGACGGACGTTGTCATGCTGTGCCTTTCTGTCATGGCAGGGGCCACATCGGTGTGGCGGTGTCGAAAGTCAATACGGAACGCGTCACCGCCTCCAGTGCAGATTTCGTACCACTCGACCTAAGTGGCTGCGATGCACAAGGCACATCACAAACGCGTGCCCGGCGCACATACCCGTGGATTGCCGTTCAGCGACGGTAGTGGCGAGGTGATCCCATGCTTGAGTCCTCCGCTCCCCGGGCGGTGTTCTTCGTGTCCGACAGCACTGGGATCACCGCGGAGACACTGGGAAACGCGCTGTTGTCGAACTTCCCTGGCTTTGCTTTCACGCGAAGGACGGTGTCCTTCGTGGAGACCCTGCAGGAAGCCGCAGCCGTTGTTGAACTCGTAGAAGCGGCCGCCGCGTCGGGCCCGCCGCCCATCGTCTTCGTCACCGCGAAGAATCCTGAGATCGGTCTGGCTTTCGCGAGCGTTCCCGCAGTTCTCATCGATCTGCTCCGCGGGCACCTGACCAGCATCGAAGCAACGCTCGGGGCGTCAGCATCTCCGGAATCAGGCCGGTATCACTCCCTTGCCGACACCGACCGGTACTTCACTCGGATCAAAGCCATCGAATACACCATCGAGCACGACGACGGCCAGAGCTTCCGCAGGCTTGACCGCGCGGACGTCATCATCATCGCGCCGAGCCGGTGCGGGAAAACCCCCACCTCGTTGTACCTTGCGCTGCAGCACGGGGTCCACGTCGCCAACTATCCGCTCACTGACGACGACTTGCCAGGCGACGAGCTGCCGCCCGAGATCCGCCCATACGCCTTGAAGTGCTTCGGCCTCACCACCACACCCCAACGGCTCAGTCAGGTCCGACACGAGCGTCGACCGGAATCTCATTACGCCAGCCTCACCCAGTGCACCACAGAGATTCGCAGAGCGGAGCACCTTTACCGCAGCGCGGGCATCCCTTTTCTCAACTCTTCCGCGAAGAGCGTCGAAGAGATGTCCGCCGTCGTGATCCAAACCCTCAACCTGCGTTAGCAGCCCGTCAAAGGAGACAAGCATGACCAATGTTCTGTGGTTCCATCAGGTCGGGATGTCCGACCTGGGCCGAGTGGGAGGGAAAAACGCCTCACTCGGCGAGATGGTGTCGCACCTCACCGATCTGGGAGTTCGGGTGCCCCGCGGTTTCGCCACGACTGCTGACGCCTACCGGGAGTTCATCGCTCACGGATCGCTCGGGGCCACCATCGCGGATGTCATCGCTCGAACCGACGTCGACAACGTCACGGAGCTCGCGCGAATCGGGGCGGACATCCGCCGTCTCGTCCTTGCCCACCCGCTCCCTCAGAAGCTCGAGAACGACATCCGGGGAGCGTACGAAGAACTCGTCACCTCCGACCCCGAACCGAGATCGGTGACCTGGGCTGTCCGGTCCAGCGCGACCGCGGAGGATCTCCCCGACGCGTCATTCGCTGGTCAGCAGGAGACGTACCTGAATGTCGGCGGAATCGACAACATCCTCGATGCGATCCGGGCAGTGTTCGCGTCCCTGTACAACGACCGGGCCATTGCCTACCGGGCTCACCACGGATTCGACAGCGCGGACGTGGCCATCTCTGCAGGCGTGCAACGTATGGTCCGCTCTGACCTCGGTGCATCCGGGGTGATGTTCACTGTCGACACCGAGTCGGGCTTCGACGAGGCCGTTTTCATCACCAGTTCCTACGGCCTGGGTGAGGCAGTCGTCCAGGGGGCTGTGAACCCGGACGAGTTCTTCGTGTCGAAACCGGTGCTGCGCGAGGGACGCCCAGCGATCCTGCGACGTTCCGTCGGCGAGAAGGCCACGGCGATGCGCTACACCGACCGGGTCGATGCCGGTAAGAGCACGGCGTTCGTCCCGGTTCCGGAGTGGGCGCGACGTGAGTTCTCGATCACTGATACCGAGGTCAAAGAGCTCGCGCGCCTCGCCCTGACCATCGAGGAGCACTACGGGCGCCCGATGGACATCGAATGGGCGAAAGACGGCATCGACGGTCACCTTTACATCCTGCAAGCGCGACCGGAGACTGTGGTGTCGCGTGCCACGGGTAACGTGCTCACCCGCTTCACGCTCCAGGGGCCTGGTGAGATCCTCACCGAGGGTCGCGCCATCGGCCAGCGGATCGGTGCGGGAACGACGCGTGTGCTCGACAGCGTGGACGACATGCAGGACTTCCAGGCCGGAGATGTCCTCGTCGCGGACATGACTGATCCTGACTGGGAGCCCATCATGAAGCGAGCTGCGGCCATCGTGACAAATCGTGGTGGCCGCACATGCCACGCCGCGATCATCGCGCGCGAACTCGGAATCCCCGCCGTTGTCGGGACAGGAAACGCCACCACCGTGCTCAATGACGGCACAGATGTGACGGTCAGTTGCGCGGAAGGGGACACCGGTTTCGTGTACGCCGGTATCATCGACTTCGACGAGGAGGTGACAGAACTCGATCACATGCCGCCGACTCCGACTCGCATCATGATGAACGTCGGCACACCCGACCAGGCCTTCGCGTTCTCGCGGCTGCCCCACCATGGTGTAGGGCTTGCCCGGTTGGAGTTCATCATCAACCGTCAAATCGGCATCCACCCGAAGGCGTTGTTGGATCACAAGACCCTGCCTTCTGTTCTCCGGCAGGAGGTCGACGAACGCATCGCGGCCTACCCCTCCCCGAGGGAGTTCTTCATCCGGCGGGTCGCCGAGGGTGTCGCGACCATCGCCGCGGCATTCGCTCCGGAACCCGTGATCGTGCGGCTGTCGGACTTCAAGTCCAACGAGTACGCCAACCTCCTCGGCGGTGAACTCTACGAACCGAAGGAGGAGAACCCGATGCTGGGGTACCGCGGGGCGTCCCGGTACATCTCAGACGACTTCCGCGACTGCTTCGCCATGGAATGCGAAGCCCTGCGGTTCGTTCGTGACGAGATGGGTCTGCGAAACGTGCAGGTGATGGTGCCGTTCGTGCGAACACTCGAGGAGGCTGCTACGGTCACGGACCTTCTCGCAAGCAACGGGCTCCGCCGGGGTGAGAACGACCTGAAGGTCATGATGATGTGCGAGCTGCCTTCGAACGCTGTACTCGCCGATGACTTCCTCGAGTTCTTCGACGGCTTCTCCATCGGATCTAACGACATGACGCAGCTGACGTTGGGGCTGGACCGAGACAGCGGCATCGTCGCTGCATCCTTCGATGAGCGCGACCCCGCCGTGTTGAAGATGCTGTCGCTCGCGATCACGGCGTGCAAGGCTCGGGGCAAGTACGTCGGAGTGTGCGGGCAGGGCCCCAGCGACCACCCCGAGCTCGCCCAATGGCTGGTGGAGCAGGGGGTCGACTCCATGTCCCTCAACCCGGACACGGTGGTGCAAACCTGGTTGAAGATGTCCGACTTGCAGTGGGTCCCCGCCTGAATCTGATGTCGTGGTGGATGCCGGCACAGCCGGCGTCCATCACGAGCTCACGCTGTGAGGCTCTGCGGCCGGAACCACGTGGGGTACGCGCGGGCCAACGCCTCCGCTCCACGAAACCCGACGTCGCCTTCGGCGATAGCCACCGCGCACTGTCGTTTGCCCCACCAGAGCTCATTGAGCACGCGCAGGTCGACGATGACCGTCAGATCTGGTTCCCTCTCTGGCGTTCCGATGCAGGCACCGGATCCTTGGTCGTCGGCGTACATCCACGCTTCGCCCGGGTTCTGGTCGGGGAACCGGAAGGCAAGGACGATACCTCCGCTGGGAAGACGGTCCCGCTGCAGCCCGAGATGCATCTGCCACAGAAGCGCGCCGACATTGAGATCGGCGTCCGTCGACGGAGAGACCCTCCAGTCGAGGGTCCACGCACCCAACGCTTCGAGAACCGGACGCAGGGCAACGCCGGCCGCCGTGAGATGGTATTCGCCGGTGTCCGATGAGTGCTCCGCGACACCGATTCGTACGAGGTAGCGCAGTCGCGTCGCGAACAACGTGCGGGACATCGTAGGCAGTGCCCGGTGAATGGCATTGAACCGCGTCGCTCCTACAAGCATCTCGCGGACGATGAGGAGCGTCCAACGGTCAGCGATCAGACGGGCACCGATGGAGACGGGGCAGTAGTCCGTCGGAGGCACCCAGCCATCGCGAGCCCCAGTCAACCGCGGCAGCGCGCTATTTGTGTCAGGCATGATCCTCCTTCGAGTACGCCCCTACATCGTCGTAGAGACCGCTTGGTCGCGCCGTTCCTGAGCTTGCGCGCTCACGGTGCTGAGAACAGACCGCAAGGCATCGACGATGATGTCAAATTCAGTCTGCTCCGCCACGAGCGGCGGGGCAACGTTGATAATCGCGATGTCGTCGTCGAACGCTACCCGAGTGAGCACGCCCAACTGATGCAATCTCTTCTCAAGGTCGAGCGGACCCCAGATGCGCTTCCCGTGCGGGGCGTCCGCTGACGCCGAAACAAGCTCGATGGCCCACAAGTACCCGGCGCCTCTCACATCGTGGACCACATCGAGATCCAACAGCGAACGCAGCTCCTTCTCCAGGGCGGTCTGCCGTGCCCTAACCTGGCCGGGGAGGTCTATCCGCTCCATGATTTCGAGGTTCTTGAGGGCGACAGCCGCCATCACCGGATGACCGCCGAAGGTGTTCCCGTGGAGGAACGACGAACCCGGACGTAGGAAGGGAGCAAACACCCGGTCTGAGGCGATCACCGCCCCCATCACAGCGTGCGCAGAGGACAGCCCTTTCGCTGTCACAATGATGTCCGGGTCCAGTCCGAATCTCGCGCTGGCGAACCATACACCGCAGCGACCGAAAGCGGTGATCGTCTCGTCCGCCACCAGCAGCAGGCCGTAGGCATCGCACAGCCTCCGCAGACCCGCGAAGTAGCTCGGCGGGGCAGAGAGCATGCCGCCGTGGTTCTGCACTGGCTCAACGATCAAGGCCGCAATCGTGGACGGATCGTTCTCGATGATCTGCTGTTCGAGCTCGTCGAGCAACTCACGCACGCCGTCATCGACAGAGTCCGCGCCGGTACCGAACAGCCGCCTGGTGTTCGACGTTCGAATGCTCGGAACCAGCATCGGTGCGAACTGTTCCCTCAGATGGTCAAGTCCGTTCAACGAGAGCGCACCCAACGTCGTACCGTGATACGCCGACTGCCGGGAGATGACTTTCCACCGGTCCTCGCCGTTCGCCAAGGCGAACGCGCGGGCGAGTTTCCACGCCGCTTCGACCGATTCCCCACCGCTCGGGGTGAAGAACACATGGTTCAGGCCAACCGGTGCCAATTTCGCCAACCGGTCCGCGAGCTCCAACGCCCGCGGGTGCGTGGAACCCCATGACGAGTGATACCCCAGCTGACAGTACTGAGCGAAGGCCGCACGGCCCATCTCTGCGCCGTAGGAATATCCCAGGTTGACGCAATACAAGTTCGACAGCGCGTCGAGATAGCTCTCGCCTGACTCGTCGATGAGGTAGCTGCCCCGTCCTTCGACGAACACCTGGGGCGCCGCGCCACCCATGTCGGAGAAATGCCGCCACAGATGTGGGTGCGAAGCGTCGCTAGTCAGCAAATCGGTTGGCATCCGGGTCACCCTCCTCGTTGCGCCCGCATCGGCGACAACAGCAGAACTCTGCCAGTTCACCGAAGGTCTACTATGTGCATCAGGCACACTCACTGCGTCCTCGGAGTGTGTCACGCACAAGCGATGATGCCTTCGGCGTCTTAGAGTCGCGGGGCGAGGCGAAGGAGTCTGCGCCAATCAGGGAAGGTGTCGCAGTTGTCATCGGATCGTAAGGATGTTCTCGCAGAGCGCCGCGCAGCGGTTCTCTCGCAGCTCGTGCTGCTGTTCGCTCAGGGTCGTGATCCCGTCGAGCTTGCCGAGGACGCGGTGCAGCTGGTTGCGCGCGCCACCGACACGAAAGCCGTGTTCGTGTACTTGTGGGATGAGGAAGACGAACGCCTCGTTCTCCGGGTGGCGACCCAAGTCCCGCAACAGACGGGAATAGATGAGATCCGGTTGCGTCTCGGCGAAGGAATCGCGGGATGGGCGGCGATGCGTCAGGAGTCCGTCATCATCAACCGCGCGCCCGCCGAGGACCCCCGATTCGTCCCGTTCGCAAGCATCGAGGAGGAGGAGTTCCACTCGGTGCTCGCCGCGCCTATTGCGGACGAGTCGAACAATCTTCGCGGTGTGTTCGCCTTGTACTCCACAGAGGAGAGCGCCTTCGGTGAGGATGAGTTGGCCATCGCCGTTGAGGTCGGCCGCCTACTAGCCACGGGCCTCGTGCGCGCTGAGACCGTGAACGACCTCAACCATCAGTCCGCAATCGCGCACTTCCTGCTGGATTTTCCGACCGCTTCCCGGACGTCCTTGGTTCCCGCCTTGGACTTCGCCGCGCAACGTGTGCTGGAGCTCATCGACGGGCAGGTGTGCATGCTCGAGTACATGAGCAGACGTGAAAACGCCGCGACCCCGATCATGTTCGCGTCGCGAACTGACACAGGTCAACGTGTATGGTCGACGCACTCCCGTTCCGCTGCTCAAAGCAGCATCGACCAGCACTGCGGGGGCCTCGAGCACATGTCTGTCGCGCTCGGTGTCGGCGCCTCTCGTGGCATCCTCACCTGCTACCGGCCCGCACGGTTCCGCTCCCGAGACGTCGAGCGGCTGAGCGCGCTCGCCATGCAACTTGGAGTACTTCTCGAAGCTGTCGACCTGAACTCGGTGGGCTCCTCTCTGGCGACCAGGCTGCGGTTCACGCAGGACGATAGGGAAGCGGCCAGCATCCTCGGTGAGCTGGGGTTGGATGGCCCGGTCTGTCCCATTCTTGTCCGTGTGCACAGCGTGCAGAGCGATTGGGAGACAGCCAGCCGGGCGTTGAAGGATGCTCTCAGCGTGGCTGCCGGAAACCGCGCGGTCGTGCTCCTGCACTCCACGTGGGGCTTGGTCCTCGCCGATGCGCCCGGAGGCCGGCTGGCACCTGAGTTGAGCTCGCACGTGTTCCAGGCCACCCAGCGACTCGCTGAAGGGGCGGGGCTGCGAGCCTCGATTGGCGTCGGTTCGGTCACTTCCACCCCTGACGACATCCGTCAAGCAATCGACAATGCCCGGAGCGCTCTGGAATGGGCCGGCGTGTACGGCCAGATATCTCCGGTGTCTTTGGCGATATATCAGGATGTCCGCGGCATGCTGCCGTTGAGTGATGTCGTCCGGGAGCTGGCTCCTACCGTCGTGTCGCTCGTCGGCATGCTCGAGCCTTTGGTTCAGTACGACATCAAGCAGGGAACGCAGCTCGTGAAGACTCTAGCTGTTCTCGCGGGATGGGGTGGTTCTGTGCAAGAGACCGCGAAGGAGCTGCTCATCCACCGCAACACGTTGCGGCAGCGGATGCAGCGTATCGAGCATGTGCTCGGCATCGTGCTGGGTCCCGGCACCGCGTGGTCGCCCCTGGCGCTCGCGGCTCGGGTTGCGAGCGCCAGGGTGAGCAGTTCAGTCGCGGCTCAGTAGACGTCTTTGACGTAGCGCCCTGCCGCCTTCAGGTCGGCCACACGCTGCTCTCCGGCGGACGAGTCACCTGCGCCGAGGATGTCGACCAGCGCCCGGTCGACGTCTGCGGCCATGCGTGTCTTATCCCCACACACGAAGATGTACGCTCCGCCGTCCACCCACTCCCTCAGCTGATCTGCGTGATCGAGCATGACGTGCTGCACGTAGAGCTTCTCCGCCTGGTCACGCGAGAAAGCCACGTCGAGCCGGTCAAGCACGCCGCGTGCTCGCAGGTCCTCGAACTCGTCCTCGTACAGCCAGTCGAAGGCGCGGTGCTGATCCCCGAAGAACAGCCAGTTGCTGCCGGAGGCGCCGGAGGCATCGCGATGCCGAAGGAATGCTCGGAACGGTGCGACCCCCACACCCGGCCCGATCATGATCACCGGCTGGTCGTCAGCGGGGAGAGTGAACTCGTGTGCGGGTACGCGGCGGACGGTGAACGCCGCTCCGTCCTCAGCACGTTCGCGCAGGAACTCGGTTGCGGTTCCTTGATGTTCGCCACGATCCCGCTCATATTTGACCCCCGCGACGGTGATGTGCAGTCTGCCGTCATCGAGGAGCGGGCTGGATGAGATCGAATAGTCCCGATGCTGGAGAGGTCGAAGCTCCGCCAGGACGTCCGCCGCAGGGATGCTCTCGCAGCCGAGGTCCGTGATGACGTCCAGCACGTCACGACCCCAGAGCCATGCGTCCAGGCGCTCCCGGGAGCCTGACTGGATGAGGTCGATGATCTCTTTCACGGAGTTGTTGTCCGGTTGCAGCCGCGACAGACCGACGATGAGACCGGGGTGCGGCAGACGCAGTTCGACGTCGTGCTTGAGGATGTCCCGGAAAGCCCGCCCGTCAATGGTCTGCTCCCCGAAGACGTCAATCCACTGAGAGACGAGACGGTCGGAGTTCTTCGGGAACACCGAGAGCGAGTCACCGGGCGCGTAGGTGAACGGCTCATCGAACGCGAGTTCGTAGTGAGCGACGTACTTCGCGGAACCGGGCTTGGACAGCTGCTGGGTTGCCACCACCCTGGCGGTCCGGTCCCGGTCCGAGGCCGTGTGCTTCTCTGCAACGGCCTGACCCGGATCCTCAGAGTCGGCAGAGACCGCACCGTCCCAGGGCTGGGTGTCGAGCAGTTGCTGAACTGCCGGCTTCGCCCATCGCTCGGCACTGAACTCGAAGTCGATGTCGCAGTCGATGCTCTCGACGATTCGAGCGGCTCCGAGTTCTTCGAGCCGCTGGTCGATGTCGTGGCCGGCTTTGCAGAAGTCCTCGTACATGGAATCGCCGATGGAGAGGACCGCATAGGGCAGTCCTTCGAAGGCTCCGGCGGGGAGCTGTTGCAGCCAGTCCCAGAACTCTGCCGCGTTGTCCGGCATGTGGCCGTTATCGTGCGTGGAGGTCACAACCAGAAGTCGCTGGAGC
Encoded here:
- a CDS encoding helix-turn-helix domain-containing protein; the protein is MSSDRKDVLAERRAAVLSQLVLLFAQGRDPVELAEDAVQLVARATDTKAVFVYLWDEEDERLVLRVATQVPQQTGIDEIRLRLGEGIAGWAAMRQESVIINRAPAEDPRFVPFASIEEEEFHSVLAAPIADESNNLRGVFALYSTEESAFGEDELAIAVEVGRLLATGLVRAETVNDLNHQSAIAHFLLDFPTASRTSLVPALDFAAQRVLELIDGQVCMLEYMSRRENAATPIMFASRTDTGQRVWSTHSRSAAQSSIDQHCGGLEHMSVALGVGASRGILTCYRPARFRSRDVERLSALAMQLGVLLEAVDLNSVGSSLATRLRFTQDDREAASILGELGLDGPVCPILVRVHSVQSDWETASRALKDALSVAAGNRAVVLLHSTWGLVLADAPGGRLAPELSSHVFQATQRLAEGAGLRASIGVGSVTSTPDDIRQAIDNARSALEWAGVYGQISPVSLAIYQDVRGMLPLSDVVRELAPTVVSLVGMLEPLVQYDIKQGTQLVKTLAVLAGWGGSVQETAKELLIHRNTLRQRMQRIEHVLGIVLGPGTAWSPLALAARVASARVSSSVAAQ
- a CDS encoding sulfite reductase flavoprotein subunit alpha, which produces MTIQLSVAEGEAKMAASDAAELTILFGSQTGNAEYLAFQIHGKVEKAGNNAQLASLEDWLHSGDRQLQRLLVVTSTHDNGHMPDNAAEFWDWLQQLPAGAFEGLPYAVLSIGDSMYEDFCKAGHDIDQRLEELGAARIVESIDCDIDFEFSAERWAKPAVQQLLDTQPWDGAVSADSEDPGQAVAEKHTASDRDRTARVVATQQLSKPGSAKYVAHYELAFDEPFTYAPGDSLSVFPKNSDRLVSQWIDVFGEQTIDGRAFRDILKHDVELRLPHPGLIVGLSRLQPDNNSVKEIIDLIQSGSRERLDAWLWGRDVLDVITDLGCESIPAADVLAELRPLQHRDYSISSSPLLDDGRLHITVAGVKYERDRGEHQGTATEFLRERAEDGAAFTVRRVPAHEFTLPADDQPVIMIGPGVGVAPFRAFLRHRDASGASGSNWLFFGDQHRAFDWLYEDEFEDLRARGVLDRLDVAFSRDQAEKLYVQHVMLDHADQLREWVDGGAYIFVCGDKTRMAADVDRALVDILGAGDSSAGEQRVADLKAAGRYVKDVY